The following coding sequences are from one Clostridioides difficile ATCC 9689 = DSM 1296 window:
- a CDS encoding efflux RND transporter periplasmic adaptor subunit, translated as MSFLKKFKNKRFRNNSFKSNNFRNSSFGSSGFKSKNKGFKNNPFKNKRFKIYAGIAVIILLILGVLAYVDSKNTELQANENFIETYTIPENEKIFINGMVVPKQTKDFNISGDYELSDVNVTNGQKVNQGDLLFTAKNPTIIAEIDSLKSQLSQYKKQKISLSDIAENKDAIASINAQITALNSQIASLDKKAYDRVTAPFDGTVYLNDQTGNPDQPVSFMTIQGLEFYMKGQASEQDLPKMKIDQMVNILVFSTDQKLTGRISFISDKPSTPNTEMGAQQNTLSYYDINIAFDNQEGLVNGFHLQASLEVANSSFKIPASCVLKDNKHSYVFKDLDGILKKQIVDVASQNDDFAVVRGGLEQGDIIIKHPTKEMKEGDPVQGDGVTAGSNNGDTTPNKKVEEVTMDVN; from the coding sequence ATGTCTTTTCTAAAAAAATTTAAAAATAAAAGATTTAGAAATAACAGTTTTAAAAGTAACAACTTTAGAAATAGCAGTTTTGGAAGTAGTGGCTTCAAGTCTAAAAATAAAGGTTTTAAAAACAATCCCTTTAAAAATAAGAGATTCAAAATATATGCAGGAATAGCAGTAATCATACTTTTAATTCTAGGAGTTCTTGCTTATGTTGATTCGAAAAACACTGAATTACAAGCTAATGAAAATTTTATCGAAACATATACTATTCCTGAAAATGAAAAAATATTTATAAATGGGATGGTTGTTCCTAAGCAAACTAAGGACTTCAATATATCTGGAGATTATGAGTTAAGTGATGTTAATGTTACAAATGGTCAAAAAGTAAATCAAGGAGACCTTCTTTTTACTGCTAAAAATCCAACTATAATAGCAGAAATAGATAGTTTAAAATCACAACTTAGTCAATACAAAAAACAAAAAATATCACTTTCTGATATTGCTGAAAATAAAGATGCTATTGCTTCTATAAATGCACAGATAACTGCTTTAAACTCTCAGATAGCTTCTCTGGATAAAAAAGCTTATGACAGAGTTACTGCTCCTTTTGATGGCACAGTATACTTGAATGACCAAACTGGAAATCCAGACCAACCAGTTTCATTTATGACTATTCAAGGTCTAGAGTTTTATATGAAAGGACAAGCAAGTGAACAAGATTTACCTAAAATGAAGATTGACCAAATGGTCAATATACTCGTTTTTTCAACTGACCAAAAGCTTACTGGTAGAATAAGTTTTATATCTGATAAACCATCTACTCCAAATACTGAAATGGGAGCTCAGCAGAATACACTATCTTATTATGATATAAACATAGCATTTGATAATCAAGAAGGATTAGTAAATGGATTCCATCTTCAAGCATCACTTGAAGTAGCTAATTCAAGCTTTAAAATACCAGCATCTTGTGTACTTAAAGACAACAAACACTCATATGTATTTAAGGATTTAGATGGTATATTGAAAAAGCAAATTGTAGATGTAGCAAGTCAAAATGATGATTTTGCTGTAGTTAGAGGCGGTCTTGAACAAGGCGATATAATAATAAAACACCCTACTAAAGAAATGAAAGAAGGAGACCCAGTTCAAGGCGATGGCGTAACTGCTGGTTCTAATAATGGAGAT
- a CDS encoding HAMP domain-containing histidine kinase — protein MSFKDFLKDKLGFLVYNFTFLIFTVSVIIFSPVDVFLTDTILYILVVNVVFLFLYLFISYIKKNKFLDKIKNDTFKINMNDIELARCKNEEKIYLNIIKNHQYQCNNIINNNIEKFEENKEILNMWVHDVKIPIAIIKLILEQNENLIDEKISDDIDSEIFRIENSVEKILYLSRLEDFHKDFLIQEVNIEKIIRNIIKKYSKYFISKKIILDLNNLNFKVLSDEKWLYFIFEQLLSNSLKYSSLGDNISIYCKRTKNYLQLRVEDTGCGIKKEDLNRIFNKGFTGNNGRNNSKSTGLGLYLVKELCDKLGHKIDVDSEYNQYTKFTITFKCDL, from the coding sequence ATGAGCTTTAAAGATTTTCTCAAGGATAAACTAGGTTTTTTAGTATACAATTTTACTTTCTTAATTTTTACAGTATCAGTTATTATATTTTCTCCTGTAGATGTTTTTCTGACTGATACTATTTTATATATATTAGTTGTAAATGTTGTGTTTTTATTTTTATATCTATTTATTAGCTACATCAAGAAGAACAAATTTTTAGATAAGATAAAAAATGATACATTCAAAATTAATATGAATGATATAGAATTAGCTAGATGTAAAAATGAAGAAAAAATATACTTGAACATTATTAAAAATCATCAATATCAATGCAATAACATAATAAATAATAATATCGAGAAATTTGAAGAAAACAAAGAGATTTTAAATATGTGGGTACATGATGTAAAGATACCTATAGCTATAATAAAACTCATTCTTGAACAAAATGAAAATTTAATTGATGAAAAAATTTCAGATGACATAGATAGTGAAATATTTAGAATTGAAAACTCCGTTGAAAAAATTTTATATTTATCAAGACTCGAAGATTTTCATAAGGATTTTTTAATTCAAGAGGTAAATATTGAAAAAATCATTAGAAATATTATAAAAAAATACTCAAAATATTTTATTTCAAAAAAAATTATTTTAGACTTAAATAATTTGAATTTTAAGGTTTTATCTGATGAAAAATGGCTATACTTCATATTCGAGCAATTATTGAGTAATTCCCTAAAATACTCCTCATTAGGAGATAATATATCTATCTATTGCAAAAGAACCAAAAATTATTTACAATTAAGAGTGGAAGATACTGGTTGTGGTATAAAAAAGGAAGATTTAAATCGAATATTCAATAAGGGATTTACAGGTAATAATGGAAGAAACAATTCTAAATCTACAGGTCTTGGGCTTTATTTAGTAAAAGAACTTTGTGATAAGCTTGGTCATAAAATTGATGTAGATTCAGAGTACAACCAATATACAAAATTTACTATTACATTCAAATGTGATTTATAG
- a CDS encoding response regulator transcription factor, producing MFKIMVVEDDVSLKNIIAKCLTKWGHDVHQIENLENIIEEFKNYNPELVLLDINLPFYDGFHWCNEIRKISKVPIIFISSRNSNMDVIMGVNLGADDYIQKPFSVDVLVAKVNALLRRTYNFVDNNSNQIIHNGVTLDLSTATINYEDNTIELTKNEIKILHELMKYKGQIVSRNKLMKKLWDNDWFVDDNTLTVNVNRIRSKLNEIGLEDFIETKRGLGYIIS from the coding sequence ATGTTTAAAATAATGGTAGTTGAAGATGACGTCTCATTGAAAAATATCATAGCAAAGTGTCTTACTAAATGGGGACATGATGTTCATCAAATAGAAAATCTTGAAAATATAATAGAAGAGTTCAAAAACTATAACCCAGAATTAGTTTTATTGGACATAAACCTTCCATTTTATGATGGTTTTCATTGGTGTAATGAAATAAGAAAAATTTCAAAAGTTCCTATAATTTTTATTTCTTCAAGAAATTCTAATATGGATGTAATAATGGGTGTAAATTTAGGTGCAGATGATTATATACAAAAACCTTTTTCTGTAGATGTCTTAGTAGCTAAAGTTAATGCCCTTTTAAGAAGAACTTATAATTTTGTTGATAATAACTCAAATCAGATTATTCACAATGGTGTTACTTTAGATTTATCAACTGCAACAATAAACTATGAAGATAATACTATTGAGCTAACAAAAAATGAAATCAAAATTCTCCATGAGCTTATGAAATATAAGGGGCAGATAGTAAGTAGGAATAAACTCATGAAAAAATTATGGGATAATGATTGGTTTGTAGATGATAATACATTAACTGTCAATGTAAATAGAATACGCTCAAAATTAAATGAAATTGGTTTAGAAGATTTTATAGAAACAAAAAGAGGATTGGGTTATATAATCAGTTAA
- a CDS encoding ABC transporter ATP-binding protein, with protein MEEILYVENIKKEYGRKGSKHEALRGITFKVYKGEFVGIMGSSGAGKSTLLNIISTIDLPSSGDIYINGKNTIKMKQNELADFRRDNLGFVFQDSNLLDTLTIKENIMLPLSLKNERVSVIENRIKEISKELNIESILDKYPGEVSGGQKQRGAVCRAIATKPSLVLADEPTGALDSKSARDLLNCLLKLNKDSNKTILMVTHDAISASFCNRILFIKDGIIFTEIVKGESNREFYNKIVNTVSLIGGVNKNDFI; from the coding sequence ATGGAAGAAATATTATATGTTGAAAATATAAAAAAGGAGTATGGAAGAAAAGGTTCAAAACATGAAGCTCTAAGAGGAATAACTTTCAAGGTTTATAAAGGAGAATTTGTTGGTATTATGGGGTCTTCCGGTGCTGGTAAATCAACACTTTTAAATATTATTTCTACAATAGATTTACCTTCATCAGGAGATATTTATATAAATGGAAAGAATACTATTAAAATGAAGCAAAATGAATTGGCAGATTTTAGACGTGATAATCTAGGCTTTGTATTTCAAGATTCTAATCTTTTGGATACACTTACAATAAAAGAAAATATAATGTTGCCTCTTTCTTTAAAAAATGAAAGAGTATCAGTAATAGAAAATAGAATAAAAGAGATTTCAAAAGAATTAAATATAGAATCTATATTAGATAAATACCCTGGCGAAGTTTCTGGTGGACAAAAGCAAAGAGGAGCTGTATGTAGAGCTATAGCAACAAAACCATCATTAGTACTTGCAGATGAGCCTACAGGAGCATTAGATTCTAAATCTGCTAGGGATTTGTTGAATTGTCTATTAAAATTAAACAAAGACAGCAATAAAACAATATTGATGGTAACTCATGATGCTATAAGTGCGAGTTTTTGCAATAGAATACTCTTTATAAAGGATGGAATAATATTCACAGAAATTGTAAAGGGAGAAAGTAACAGAGAGTTCTATAATAAAATAGTAAATACAGTTTCCTTAATTGGAGGAGTTAATAAAAATGACTTTATTTAG
- a CDS encoding ABC transporter permease gives MTLFRIAMQNVKNSFFNYLMYFISIVFSVFVFFSFKSIEYNEALSSLGEKTRMSINTSSIVIVVFVFLFIYYSNSFFFNRRRREVGTYSLLGMRKNQIGKIFLYETFLMGIVAILIGIFLGLLFSKLMTMMLVKLMNEMIVVNMNLSIKALVQTLAVFLIIFIVIGIRNTIVIRNKRIIELFNKYPEKYKFKKFIKLKCVLGVLLITISYLMSISYFIAENIMLSVFILVTIIPGTFLFFSSTMYMIIDAVKKRKSFYYKGQNLIAFSELGFKLKSNSSVLAVIAILIATSVTMLGFTISLYYDIDRNISENYKYSYTINLGNSYVNNEIDKLLYKYKKDNKIIFDKTIELIDKDINIEMYYKNGNSYIEDRTSVDIIRESDFKKLRQYQNNNYEELTSKESVYYVSDSYKKIFFKDFEIEKINLHIKDTNEYDINLFKVQKSILEPEINSQATFDLIVVKDDVFNQLKLHGNSRLIRLIDIKNEKKELDLTLKLKNIVSENMKFTYPFNFTSSIESYNNLIKLSGLMLFIGIFLSVVFLLCTGSIILFKQLSNIYDDKERYIMLIKLGANNKDIEKIISKQLKVIFLMPLVVGTVHNLFAMSIAQKFIPRSLLVPIIITLVIYFIGYFIYYFLTLKYALNMIKE, from the coding sequence ATGACTTTATTTAGAATTGCAATGCAAAATGTAAAGAATAGTTTTTTTAATTATTTAATGTACTTTATTTCAATTGTATTTAGTGTATTTGTATTTTTTAGTTTTAAATCTATAGAGTATAATGAAGCGTTGAGTTCACTTGGAGAGAAAACTAGGATGAGTATTAATACAAGTTCAATTGTAATAGTGGTATTTGTATTTTTATTTATATATTATTCAAACTCATTTTTTTTCAATAGACGTAGGCGAGAAGTAGGAACTTATAGTTTACTTGGAATGAGGAAAAATCAGATAGGAAAAATATTTTTATATGAAACTTTTTTGATGGGTATAGTTGCAATATTAATAGGTATATTTTTAGGATTGTTATTTTCAAAGCTTATGACTATGATGCTTGTAAAATTAATGAATGAAATGATAGTAGTAAATATGAACTTAAGTATAAAGGCCTTAGTTCAGACATTAGCTGTATTTTTAATAATATTTATAGTTATTGGAATAAGAAATACTATAGTTATCAGAAATAAGAGAATTATAGAGTTATTTAATAAATATCCAGAAAAGTATAAGTTTAAAAAATTTATAAAGTTAAAATGTGTACTTGGTGTTTTATTAATAACTATTTCTTATTTAATGTCAATTAGTTATTTTATTGCTGAAAATATTATGCTTTCAGTTTTTATATTAGTTACAATAATACCTGGAACTTTTTTATTTTTTTCATCAACTATGTATATGATTATTGATGCTGTTAAGAAGAGAAAAAGTTTTTATTATAAGGGACAGAATTTAATTGCATTTTCTGAACTTGGATTTAAATTAAAGAGCAATAGTAGTGTATTGGCTGTAATAGCAATATTAATAGCTACAAGTGTAACTATGCTAGGGTTTACCATATCACTTTATTACGATATAGATAGGAACATAAGTGAAAATTATAAATACAGTTATACCATAAATTTAGGAAATTCTTATGTAAATAACGAAATTGACAAATTATTATATAAATATAAAAAAGATAATAAGATAATCTTTGATAAAACAATAGAACTTATAGACAAAGATATAAATATTGAAATGTATTATAAAAATGGAAATAGTTATATAGAAGATAGAACGTCTGTAGATATTATTAGAGAAAGTGATTTTAAAAAATTAAGACAATATCAGAATAACAATTATGAAGAATTAACTTCAAAGGAATCTGTGTACTATGTTTCTGATTCATACAAAAAAATATTTTTTAAAGACTTTGAGATTGAAAAAATAAACTTGCATATTAAAGATACAAATGAGTATGATATAAATCTGTTTAAAGTACAAAAAAGCATCTTGGAGCCAGAAATAAATTCACAAGCTACGTTTGATTTAATTGTAGTAAAAGATGACGTATTTAATCAGTTAAAATTACATGGAAATTCTAGATTAATAAGATTAATTGATATAAAAAATGAAAAAAAAGAACTGGATTTGACTTTAAAATTAAAAAATATAGTAAGTGAAAATATGAAATTTACTTATCCTTTTAATTTTACATCAAGTATTGAAAGTTATAATAACTTGATAAAATTAAGTGGTCTAATGCTGTTTATAGGCATATTTTTGTCTGTAGTATTTCTTTTATGTACAGGTAGTATAATCTTATTTAAACAATTATCAAATATATATGATGATAAGGAAAGATATATTATGTTAATAAAACTTGGAGCAAATAATAAAGATATTGAGAAAATAATATCAAAACAGTTAAAAGTTATATTTTTAATGCCATTAGTTGTAGGTACAGTTCATAATTTATTTGCTATGTCTATAGCACAAAAGTTTATACCAAGGTCATTACTTGTACCAATTATCATAACTCTAGTCATTTATTTTATAGGATATTTTATATATTATTTTTTAACTTTAAAATATGCTCTAAACATGATAAAAGAATAA
- the ggt gene encoding gamma-glutamyltransferase — protein MKFNAYQHKYSSIRNVVYAKNGAVATSTPLASQAGLEILKKGGNAVDAAVATAATLAVVEPTSNGIGGDAYALVWIEEEKRLYGLNSSGFAPENMELKNYNNMKEMPKYGFGSVTVPGIPAAWSELNKKYGKLSLMECLSPAINYAREGYVVSPNVAKVWKKSYELYEKELIGEEFKPWFDTFSKDGKAPEAGDIFICEEQASTLEEIANTQAESFYRGRLADKIDEYSKKFNGAIRKSDLECFYPTWVEPISTEYKGYKIFEIPPNGHGITVLMALNILKELELEGNIENVEDIHKIIESLKLAFADSKTYVTDIEHMKVKIQELLSQEYAKKRSLLIDNKEALYPTAGEPYCGGTVYLCTADKDGNMVSYIQSNYINFGSGIVIPRTGIALHSRGNNFNLDPKHHNVVKPFKKPYHTIIPGFLGKEDKAIGPFGVMGAFMQPQGHIQVLTNMIDFGLNPQEALDAPRWQWIKGKEIEVEPEMPKHIIDSLIEKGHEIKVIHDTVDMGRGQIIFKTEQESYICGTESRCDGHIAVY, from the coding sequence ATGAAGTTTAATGCCTACCAACATAAATACTCATCAATAAGAAATGTCGTGTATGCTAAAAATGGAGCAGTTGCAACATCAACACCATTAGCATCTCAAGCTGGACTTGAAATACTAAAAAAGGGTGGAAATGCTGTTGATGCAGCAGTTGCAACAGCCGCCACATTAGCAGTAGTAGAACCTACAAGCAATGGGATTGGAGGAGATGCATATGCCCTTGTTTGGATAGAGGAAGAAAAACGATTGTATGGTTTAAATTCTAGTGGCTTTGCTCCAGAAAATATGGAATTAAAAAATTATAATAATATGAAAGAAATGCCAAAATATGGGTTTGGATCAGTAACTGTACCTGGAATACCCGCAGCTTGGTCAGAATTAAATAAAAAATATGGTAAACTTAGCTTAATGGAATGCTTATCTCCAGCGATAAACTATGCAAGAGAGGGATACGTAGTATCTCCTAATGTAGCTAAGGTATGGAAAAAATCATATGAACTCTATGAAAAAGAACTTATTGGAGAAGAGTTCAAACCATGGTTTGATACATTTTCTAAAGATGGTAAAGCTCCAGAGGCTGGAGATATATTTATATGTGAAGAACAGGCAAGTACATTAGAAGAGATAGCAAATACTCAGGCTGAAAGCTTTTATAGAGGAAGACTTGCTGATAAAATAGATGAATATTCTAAAAAATTTAATGGGGCTATAAGAAAGAGTGACTTAGAGTGTTTTTATCCAACATGGGTAGAACCTATAAGTACAGAATATAAGGGATATAAAATATTTGAAATCCCACCAAATGGTCATGGAATAACAGTTTTAATGGCACTTAACATATTAAAAGAATTGGAATTAGAAGGAAATATAGAAAATGTAGAAGACATACATAAAATTATAGAGAGTTTAAAATTAGCTTTTGCAGATTCTAAAACATATGTAACTGATATAGAGCATATGAAGGTAAAGATTCAGGAATTACTAAGCCAAGAGTATGCCAAAAAAAGAAGTTTATTAATTGACAATAAAGAGGCTTTGTATCCAACTGCAGGAGAGCCATATTGTGGTGGTACAGTATACCTTTGTACTGCAGATAAGGATGGAAATATGGTTTCATATATACAGAGCAATTACATAAATTTTGGTTCAGGAATTGTGATACCAAGAACTGGGATTGCTTTACATAGTAGAGGAAATAATTTTAATTTAGACCCTAAACACCACAATGTAGTAAAACCATTTAAAAAACCTTATCATACTATAATACCTGGATTTTTAGGTAAAGAAGATAAAGCAATAGGTCCATTTGGTGTAATGGGAGCTTTTATGCAACCACAAGGACATATTCAGGTGTTAACAAATATGATTGATTTTGGATTAAATCCACAAGAGGCGCTAGATGCTCCAAGATGGCAGTGGATAAAAGGAAAAGAAATAGAAGTTGAACCAGAGATGCCAAAGCATATAATAGATTCATTAATTGAAAAGGGTCATGAAATAAAAGTAATTCATGATACTGTTGACATGGGACGAGGTCAAATAATATTTAAAACAGAACAGGAAAGTTATATTTGTGGGACGGAATCAAGATGTGATGGTCATATTGCAGTTTATTAA
- a CDS encoding sulfurtransferase, whose protein sequence is MKNIISAKELISKLEKNDNLVVIDCRFDLINRTYGIDSYKKGHIKGSFILDIDKDLSSPTKEHGGKNPLQDPLILKEKLEKMGVDNDTTIVTYDDGDLNGACRLFFQLKHLGLKNVYVLDGGITSFVKEGGELEEKVNIPSCTGKEIRPNINNGLVVPMEYVKSKLYKKDTVIIDCRANERYQGLVEPAYSKAGHIPSAKNYFCKDLIKSDFENGSLKDIEFLKKFFKDLNNYDEVILSCGSGISACVNSLALRELDIPHKIYIGSFSDWISYDDNEIKTGQE, encoded by the coding sequence TTGAAAAACATTATTTCAGCAAAAGAACTTATATCAAAACTAGAAAAAAATGATAATCTAGTTGTAATAGATTGCAGATTTGATCTTATCAATAGAACTTATGGTATTGATTCTTATAAAAAAGGACACATCAAAGGCAGTTTTATCTTAGATATAGACAAGGATTTATCATCTCCTACAAAAGAACATGGTGGTAAAAATCCTTTACAAGACCCTTTAATACTAAAAGAAAAATTAGAAAAAATGGGTGTTGATAATGACACTACGATTGTAACTTATGATGATGGAGATTTAAATGGAGCTTGCAGATTATTTTTCCAATTAAAACATTTGGGGCTTAAAAATGTCTATGTACTAGATGGGGGAATAACATCTTTCGTAAAGGAAGGTGGAGAATTGGAAGAGAAAGTGAATATACCAAGTTGTACAGGTAAGGAAATTAGACCAAATATAAACAATGGTTTAGTTGTTCCAATGGAATATGTTAAGTCTAAATTATACAAAAAAGATACTGTAATAATAGATTGCCGTGCTAATGAGAGATACCAAGGTTTAGTTGAACCTGCTTACTCAAAAGCTGGTCATATACCAAGTGCAAAAAATTATTTTTGTAAGGATTTAATAAAAAGTGACTTTGAAAATGGCTCACTTAAAGATATAGAATTTTTAAAAAAATTCTTTAAAGATTTAAATAATTATGATGAAGTAATTTTATCTTGTGGTTCAGGGATATCTGCTTGTGTTAACAGTCTTGCTCTTAGAGAACTGGATATACCTCACAAGATTTATATTGGTAGCTTTAGCGACTGGATTAGTTATGATGACAATGAAATCAAAACTGGTCAAGAATAA
- a CDS encoding sulfide/dihydroorotate dehydrogenase-like FAD/NAD-binding protein — translation MSNKIVSKRQLTDSIYLMEIEAPRVAKSSQPGQFIIIKNDEKGERIPLTIADYDREKGTVTIVFQTVGASTKKLAMFEENDFVMDFVGPLGQASEFIHEDIEELRNKKILFVAGGVGSAPVYPQVKWFKEHGLDVDVIIGARTKELIILEDDMKKVAKNVYVSTDDGTYGFNGRVTDLLKDLVDNQGKKYDQAIVIGPMIMMKFMCQLTKELNIPTIVSLNTIMIDGTGMCGGCRVSVGNETKFACVDGPEFDGHLVDFDQAMRRQSMYKTQEGRAMLKLEEGDSHHHSNCGCGGNK, via the coding sequence ATGAGTAATAAAATAGTTAGTAAGAGACAATTAACAGATAGTATTTATTTAATGGAAATAGAGGCACCTAGAGTTGCAAAATCTTCTCAACCAGGTCAATTTATAATAATTAAAAATGATGAAAAAGGAGAGAGGATTCCTCTTACAATAGCTGACTATGATAGAGAAAAAGGAACAGTAACTATTGTATTCCAAACAGTTGGTGCTTCAACTAAAAAGTTAGCAATGTTTGAAGAAAACGATTTTGTAATGGATTTTGTAGGGCCATTAGGACAAGCAAGTGAATTTATACATGAAGATATAGAAGAATTAAGAAATAAAAAGATATTATTTGTAGCTGGTGGAGTTGGTTCTGCTCCAGTTTATCCACAAGTTAAATGGTTTAAAGAGCATGGATTAGATGTAGATGTAATAATTGGTGCAAGAACTAAAGAATTAATTATATTAGAAGATGATATGAAAAAAGTAGCTAAAAATGTATATGTATCAACAGATGATGGTACATATGGATTTAATGGAAGAGTTACAGACCTATTAAAAGATTTAGTTGATAATCAAGGTAAAAAATACGACCAAGCAATAGTAATTGGACCAATGATAATGATGAAATTTATGTGCCAATTAACTAAAGAACTAAATATACCTACTATAGTAAGTTTAAATACAATAATGATAGATGGAACAGGTATGTGTGGTGGCTGTAGAGTTAGTGTTGGAAATGAAACTAAGTTTGCATGTGTAGATGGTCCTGAATTTGATGGTCATTTAGTTGATTTTGATCAAGCAATGAGAAGACAGTCTATGTACAAGACTCAAGAGGGAAGAGCTATGCTAAAACTTGAAGAAGGCGATAGTCATCATCATAGTAATTGTGGATGTGGAGGTAACAAATAA
- the gltA gene encoding NADPH-dependent glutamate synthase, whose translation MDAKKVKVPVREQEPAVRATNFDEVCLGYNKEEAMAEANRCLACKKPKCVGGCPVGIDIPGFITKIKEDDIEGAAKVIAKSSSLPAVCGRVCPQESQCEGVCILGIKSDAVSIGKLERFVADWSKENDINLSDTEPKKNQKVAVIGSGPAGLACAGDLAKKGYDVTIFEAMHEPGGVLTYGIPEFRLPKQAVVQPEIDNIRKLGVKIETNVIVGKTITVDELIEDEGFEAIFIGSGAGLPMFMNIPGENANGVFSANEFLTRVNLMKAYRDDYDTPISSGKKVAVVGGGNVAMDAARTALRLGSESYIVYRRSEKELPARAEEVHHAKEEGIIFNTLTNPKEILVDENGYVKGMVCIRMELGEPDDSGRRRPIEIEGSEFVLDVDTVIMSLGTSPNPLISSTTKSLDINKKRCLITDENGQTSKEGVFAGGDAVTGAATVISAMGAGKTAAASIDEYLKAKVNA comes from the coding sequence ATGGATGCTAAAAAAGTAAAAGTACCAGTTAGAGAACAAGAACCTGCTGTGAGAGCAACAAATTTTGATGAGGTATGCTTAGGGTATAATAAAGAAGAAGCTATGGCAGAAGCTAATAGATGTTTGGCTTGTAAAAAACCAAAATGTGTGGGTGGATGTCCAGTAGGAATCGACATACCAGGGTTTATAACAAAAATTAAAGAAGATGATATAGAAGGTGCTGCTAAAGTAATAGCTAAGAGCAGTTCATTACCAGCTGTTTGTGGTAGAGTATGCCCACAAGAAAGTCAATGTGAAGGTGTATGTATACTTGGAATAAAATCAGATGCTGTATCAATAGGTAAATTAGAAAGATTTGTAGCAGATTGGTCAAAAGAAAATGACATAAATTTATCTGATACAGAGCCTAAGAAAAATCAAAAAGTAGCAGTAATAGGAAGTGGTCCAGCAGGTCTAGCTTGTGCTGGTGATTTAGCTAAAAAAGGCTATGATGTAACAATCTTTGAAGCAATGCATGAGCCAGGTGGAGTTTTAACTTACGGAATACCTGAGTTTAGACTTCCAAAACAAGCTGTTGTTCAACCTGAAATAGACAATATAAGAAAATTAGGTGTAAAAATAGAAACTAATGTAATTGTTGGTAAAACAATTACAGTAGATGAACTTATAGAAGATGAAGGATTTGAAGCTATATTCATAGGTTCAGGAGCTGGTCTTCCAATGTTTATGAATATACCAGGGGAAAATGCAAATGGAGTATTTTCTGCAAATGAGTTTTTAACTAGAGTAAACTTAATGAAGGCTTATAGAGATGATTATGATACACCTATTAGTTCTGGTAAAAAAGTTGCTGTAGTAGGTGGTGGAAATGTTGCTATGGACGCTGCTAGAACTGCATTAAGATTAGGTTCAGAATCATATATAGTTTATAGAAGAAGTGAAAAAGAGCTTCCAGCAAGAGCTGAAGAAGTTCATCATGCAAAAGAAGAAGGCATTATATTTAATACATTAACAAATCCTAAGGAAATTTTAGTAGATGAAAATGGATATGTTAAAGGTATGGTTTGTATAAGAATGGAATTAGGAGAGCCAGATGATTCTGGAAGAAGAAGACCTATAGAAATAGAAGGTTCTGAATTTGTACTTGATGTAGACACAGTTATAATGTCACTTGGAACAAGCCCAAATCCACTAATATCTTCTACAACAAAGAGTCTTGATATAAATAAGAAGAGATGCTTAATAACAGATGAAAATGGTCAGACTTCTAAAGAGGGTGTATTTGCAGGTGGAGATGCTGTTACTGGAGCAGCAACAGTAATATCTGCAATGGGTGCTGGTAAAACAGCAGCAGCATCAATAGATGAATATTTAAAAGCAAAAGTTAATGCTTAA